A part of Prolixibacteraceae bacterium genomic DNA contains:
- the elbB gene encoding isoprenoid biosynthesis glyoxalase ElbB: MFKNKIVHYKYLLVMKKVAVILSGCGVYDGTEIHEATSTLIALSMRGISYQCFAPNIMQHHVVNHLTGEEMEEQRNVLVESARIARGDIKEIGDFSAEIYDAVIFPGGFGVAKNLCDLAFKGAECEVNEDIRKVILWMVKEEKPIGALCISPAMIAKVLPHADLTIGQDQDTIDVIEAMEGVHHKTKSCEVIVDEKYKLATTPCYMLDVSIAEVFQGALNIVDEIIQLWEEKK, translated from the coding sequence ATGTTTAAGAATAAGATTGTACACTATAAATATTTACTTGTTATGAAAAAAGTTGCAGTGATCCTTTCTGGATGTGGTGTTTATGATGGTACTGAAATCCATGAAGCTACTTCTACACTTATTGCACTCTCGATGAGAGGTATCTCCTATCAGTGTTTTGCACCGAATATAATGCAGCATCATGTGGTTAACCATCTAACTGGTGAAGAGATGGAAGAACAGAGAAATGTGTTGGTTGAATCAGCTCGAATTGCAAGAGGAGATATTAAAGAGATAGGGGATTTTAGTGCTGAGATATACGATGCAGTAATCTTTCCTGGTGGTTTTGGTGTTGCAAAAAACTTGTGTGATTTGGCATTTAAAGGGGCCGAATGTGAAGTGAATGAAGATATTCGTAAGGTGATTCTTTGGATGGTTAAAGAGGAGAAGCCAATTGGTGCTCTTTGTATATCCCCTGCTATGATTGCAAAAGTCTTACCCCATGCGGATCTCACTATTGGTCAGGACCAAGATACAATTGATGTCATTGAAGCGATGGAGGGTGTTCATCACAAAACCAAAAGTTGTGAGGTGATTGTGGATGAGAAATATAAGCTAGCTACAACTCCGTGCTATATGCTTGATGTATCTATTGCTGAAGTTTTTCAGGGGGCACTGAATATTGTGGATGAGATTATTCAGTTGTGGGAAGAGAAGAAATAA
- a CDS encoding alkaline phosphatase family protein → MKHSIKLLLPLLLLVVNIPSFAQNNSSKVVVNIFIENMRNDYIIRYWPHLREDGFKRFYRQGYICSNVQMSQSVMDRSSSITTLTTGSWPQVHGIVSNHWYHWLNNEKVEAVDDPYYITVGSDSDEGKASAHHLLVPTMGDQIKQISLKRSKTYTISLNRNTAILASGHISDGAYWLDNTSGNFISSSYYLETFPEWAFLFNKKRLIDDYITRKWEPLLPESEYSESLADDYILEKGYAQRYNSFPHDLEDLHKKSGSYKILKSTPYGNQLVSDFAKNLIESEELGKDQSVYQLNIVFSTMDSEGINFGPTSMEMEDTFLRLDTNIASMLSFLDQKYGKGNYLVSIANFNPTQYGVEYLNEELKMPVKYFDPTAATALLKSYLNIRFEKGNWILLSENQQIFFDRDLIRKRKLSLTEFQNETATFLKDFEAISQAWSASTLLQTDFTSQNNLPFSHGFNAKRSGDVVFKLRPNWAVKDRYSTPSYYGDKQLMFMFLGNGIRHYNDPKLYNATDLTPSISYLISIPSPSGSSGQAITNIKK, encoded by the coding sequence ATGAAGCACTCCATCAAACTACTACTACCTCTATTACTGCTGGTAGTTAATATTCCATCTTTTGCACAGAACAACTCTTCGAAAGTTGTGGTAAATATATTCATTGAAAATATGAGAAATGATTATATTATACGCTATTGGCCACACTTAAGAGAAGATGGTTTCAAACGATTCTATCGTCAAGGTTATATTTGCTCTAATGTACAGATGAGTCAATCAGTAATGGACCGCTCAAGTTCTATTACCACGTTAACTACAGGTTCATGGCCACAAGTTCATGGAATTGTTAGTAACCATTGGTACCATTGGCTAAATAACGAGAAGGTAGAAGCCGTTGATGACCCCTACTATATTACAGTTGGAAGCGATTCTGATGAAGGTAAAGCATCTGCACACCATCTTCTTGTCCCTACAATGGGAGATCAGATAAAACAAATTTCACTAAAGAGATCAAAAACCTATACAATCTCTCTAAATCGCAACACAGCAATTCTAGCGAGTGGCCACATATCAGATGGTGCATATTGGTTAGATAATACGAGTGGGAACTTCATCTCCTCTTCTTACTATCTAGAGACTTTTCCTGAATGGGCCTTTCTGTTCAATAAAAAACGCCTTATAGATGATTACATCACAAGAAAATGGGAACCTCTTCTTCCTGAATCAGAGTATTCGGAGAGTTTGGCAGATGATTATATCTTAGAAAAAGGATATGCACAGCGATACAATTCATTTCCTCATGACTTGGAAGACCTACATAAAAAAAGTGGCAGTTACAAAATTTTGAAGTCAACACCTTACGGCAATCAGCTAGTATCAGACTTTGCCAAAAACCTCATTGAGTCAGAAGAACTAGGCAAGGACCAATCTGTTTACCAGCTAAATATAGTCTTCTCTACCATGGATAGTGAAGGTATTAATTTTGGTCCAACTTCAATGGAGATGGAAGATACTTTTCTGAGGCTTGACACCAATATAGCATCCATGCTAAGCTTCCTAGATCAAAAATATGGCAAAGGAAATTACCTTGTATCTATTGCTAATTTTAACCCGACGCAATATGGGGTAGAATATCTTAACGAAGAGCTGAAGATGCCTGTAAAATACTTTGACCCCACAGCAGCTACGGCACTTCTAAAGTCTTACCTTAATATTCGATTTGAAAAAGGGAATTGGATTCTTCTATCTGAGAACCAACAGATCTTTTTTGATCGAGACCTTATCCGCAAGAGAAAGCTAAGCCTAACCGAATTTCAGAACGAGACAGCCACCTTCTTAAAAGACTTTGAAGCCATTTCGCAGGCATGGAGTGCATCAACACTTCTTCAAACAGACTTCACCTCACAAAACAACCTCCCTTTTAGCCATGGATTCAATGCCAAAAGATCGGGAGATGTCGTATTCAAATTGCGACCAAACTGGGCTGTTAAAGACCGTTATAGTACTCCATCCTATTATGGAGATAAACAGTTAATGTTTATGTTCTTAGGAAATGGAATTCGTCACTATAATGATCCGAAACTATATAATGCAACTGACCTGACTCCTTCAATTAGCTATTTAATATCAATACCAAGTCCTAGCGGATCGAGTGGTCAAGCAATTACAAATATCAAAAAATAG
- a CDS encoding CYTH domain-containing protein gives MAKEIERKFIISKDIPLEGLPFSSIEQGYLSTDPNKTVRVRIKDTTAFLTIKGRTEGITRDEFEYTIPIDDAKQLLKMTSNKINKKRYYYHNPPHLWEIDIFEDENRGLYLAEVELNESTEEVILPQWIIKEVSGEDKYYNSQLCISPFTSWSNEP, from the coding sequence ATGGCAAAAGAAATTGAAAGAAAGTTTATTATCTCAAAAGATATTCCGCTAGAGGGTCTTCCCTTCTCCAGCATAGAACAGGGCTATCTATCAACAGATCCCAACAAAACAGTTCGGGTTCGGATAAAAGACACGACTGCTTTTCTCACCATCAAAGGTAGGACTGAAGGTATTACTAGAGATGAATTTGAATACACCATACCCATCGATGATGCAAAGCAACTATTAAAGATGACCTCCAATAAGATCAATAAAAAGAGGTACTACTATCACAATCCACCTCATCTATGGGAGATTGACATTTTTGAAGATGAGAACAGAGGACTATATTTAGCGGAAGTGGAGTTAAATGAATCCACCGAAGAGGTAATACTTCCCCAATGGATCATTAAAGAGGTTTCAGGAGAGGATAAATATTACAATTCACAACTCTGCATATCCCCTTTTACAAGCTGGTCGAATGAACCCTAA